From a single Aquarana catesbeiana isolate 2022-GZ linkage group LG09, ASM4218655v1, whole genome shotgun sequence genomic region:
- the AGTR2 gene encoding type-2 angiotensin II receptor, which translates to MSENLTSNLTSTSSCINNTIAGYQMDLLPVFYSFICIFGFIGNSIVIAVLCLQKNLKTVANIYMVNLATADLLFLITLPFWATYYAFGLKWMFGTVMCKVSSSLLTLNLFASIFFITCMSIDRYMAIVYPLRSQKRTLTQAAIVAICVWALAIMATLPTFHFRNTYYLEYLDVHACIMDFPKNNYISWCVAMSLTKITFGFCMPVTVIITCYLKIGLHFKNSKGPILNKQSRDRVLKIVTAIVVCFLVCWLPFYTLTFLDVLTRMEVIKDCRTEALVEAALPISICLAFSNSCINPLLYCFVGNQFRENFRHVMSSIKLLRSTNSQHSSSRKGSDLR; encoded by the coding sequence ATGTCTGAAAACCTAACCAGCAACTTAACTTCTACATCATCATGTATCAATAATACTATTGCTGGCTATCAAATGGATTTGCTTCCAGTATTTTACTCCTTCATTTGTATTTTTGGTTTCATAGGTAATAGTATAGTCATTGCAGTCCTGTGTCTCCAGAAGAATTTGAAAACCGTGGCTAACATCTATATGGTAAATCTTGCCACAGCTGACCTACTATTCCTCATAACACTGCCTTTCTGGGCCACATATTATGCATTTGGTTTAAAATGGATGTTTGGCACAGTGATGTGCAAAGTTTCAAGTTCCCTTTTAACTTTGAATTTATTTGCAAGCATCTTCTTCATCACTTGTATGAGCATAGACCGCTATATGGCAATTGTATATCCGCTACGTTCACAAAAGAGAACATTAACCCAGGCCGCCATTGTGGCAATATGTGTTTGGGCTTTGGCCATCATGGCCACTCTTCCTACATTCCATTTTCGGAACACATACTACCTTGAGTACCTTGATGTTCACGCATGCATAATGGACTTTCCAAAAAACAATTATATAAGCTGGTGCGTGGCCATGTCCTTGACAAAGATTACTTTTGGGTTCTGTATGCCAGTAACAGTCATCATCACCTGTTACTTAAAGATTGGATTGCATTTCAAAAACTCTAAAGGACCTATACTCAACAAACAAAGCAGAGACCGGGTCCTCAAAATTGTCACAGCAATTGTTGTCTGTTTCTTAGTTTGTTGGCTGCCATTCTATACATTGACTTTCCTTGATGTCCTAACAAGAATGGAGGTTATTAAGGACTGCAGGACAGAGGCACTTGTTGAAGCAGCTTTGCCAATAAGTATTTGCCTTGCCTTTTCAAACAGTTGTATTAATCCTTTGTTGTACTGCTTTGTTGGGAACCAGTTTCGAGAGAATTTTAGACATGTGATGAGCAGTATCAAACTTTTACGAAGCACAAACAGCCAACACAGCTCTTCCAGAAAGGGAAGTGACTTAAGATAG